GCACCACTAAGTCTAGACCAAGATGTGGgtctttccctcctccctcacctaACGCCCTAATTACCAGTTAAGACCAGCTGAGAGGGCTTTAATATTCATAGAGAAGTGTTGATCTGCATATCAGGTAGGAAAATTAGACCTGAGTGTTTGGTTTACCACTGAGATGCAGTTCATTTGATATGCAAGCAGCAAGCCTAACACAGAGCCTAATATACTCACTTAGGCCTTTCATCACAGTAAAGCTAATAAACTCTGAGCTGAAAGGGTTTGGGATGAAAGGGTTAGCACTGCCGCGCTGATTATTCACTCATTACGTGTGAGTAAACACAGTCAGGGCTAATGTGGATTAAGGGAAGATAGATCCTCTTTCAACCTGGGAGGGAAATAAGAAAGTCGAGGATCAACTGGGAATATTCTCCTGAAGATTCATCATGCAATGTAATGAAGTGCACTTCATTTGAAATGCTTCAACACAGCAGAATTagagttcatttccaaaaagGTTATATATCCACTCAGGGGGGAAATCATTACTTTAACTCCATCATTAAATAGCTTTGAAATCTTGAGGATCCAGTCTATAAAAGTTAAACAAGGACTTAAGTTCCCTGCTACCCTATATAAAGAACTGCAATTAGATTTAATATAGTGCAATCAGTCATTTTATGTGACTGCTACTCCTTTTCAAATggttgatatttgattttgaaacaaaacttaaaaaaaaaaaaatacagttaagcAATTTGCACAATGTCTGTGcttttatatttaataatacgacaatcataaaatatgaaatgcaatgggaattaaaatatttaactaGGCTATAACTATAATGAAAGCAGAGGTTTCTTATCTGAATCGTGAGACCTGTGAAAACCAGCGCACACAAtgacacatgcaaatacataaCTTTGTGTTATTATGTAATAGGGCAGTAGTAGGGAAATGACAGCATATGTAAGCACTCTGCAGAGCTGTCAGTCTAACTCAGGAACTAACTATGAAAATGACGAGAGTAGCTGCTGCAGTGACTCATCCAATGTCAGGTCACTTGGGTCAAAGGTAACTGTGGGAACTACTCCATGAGTCAGCTGTCACTCCTGGTGTCGCCTCACACACCTCcataggaaaataaaaactaaacccCTGATTCTTTAGAATCGGTTTTACTGGCCATGCAGGTTGCACAATCAGAAAATTCAGGTTATTTATGTTTACAGAATGTGTGTTACTGCTCTCAGATAAATCCTACCAAATCAAAACTGTGATTCAGCGTATGAGATATTTTTTGACCAATTAAGATAGCTGTTTTTCTTGGATAACTGAAGAGGTGCAGCGAGCTGCTCGAGACCAGTTCACACGTTAGATGCATGGGTTTCACCTCTGCTCAGACCAGGAGTCAAATGTGACACGGTGGTTTGTGGGAACGCTGGTCAGGACCCAGATCCACAGTCCCCTCCTGACGCAGAACATGAGAAATATACCGGTGGATTATCAGCCATGCAACACCTGCtcagttaaaaataaatctgactgCTTAGGTGAAACTCCCTGTAGAACATTATTGACATTTGCAGCAAAGCCCTTTCACATTTACTTTAGTCCTTTTGCTTTTATGGGataacaaaaatgtaattgcCAAGATAAGACAGTAATGTGATATGTATTATGAAACAGGTAAATCTGTtgtccagttttgttttgtttttagatttattttgcCATGAGTCAAATGTGTGTTAGTGGGTTAAATGTATCTAGTTTCTAAGTTCATATAACATCTAAATGCTAACTGATGTAGAAATTATGTGGCAATGTTCAAGTATGAATTTTTCTCTTACtgtgtatttaaataaatattatatttagATGTTGCTCTTTCCAGAGTACAACTGTAACATAAACCTCATTTTCTAAACCAGAAAGCAATAAAATGGAGAACAATAGTCAGAGGTCAAGCGTGTTCACATTTCTGTGCTGAGGGATTAGAGTAAAGTAGAGTGAATAGCATTCACTTATTCACAATATTGCTGTGACCTTGGAGTGATTATGACATGTGTGATGCGCAAGTGctgggaaagaaaacaagagtcGAGGAGCAGGACAGAAAGTATTTCCAAGACAAGGGCCTATTAAAGCAATTAGAGGAGATGTGTGATTCAGTGGGGGTCAGGGGATGTGAACAGCCTCTTAAATATATAATACGCCAGTAATACATCCATTGCTCCATCACACCTGTAAATGCATCTAAATAGGTAATTGACTGAAGGCTGTAATTTTGTTGATTATACCATCATATTCTTGTGAGGGTTAAATTCATTTATGAGAAATACCTTAAGCCCCCATCTACTTCCTGAATCATACAAACTCCCACTTCTTCCTCCTCAACTCACactaattttcttttctaaacAATCTACCTTAACTGCTCACCAGTACTTCTTCTTGCATACCAACTCTATGATTGCAGGGTTTTTGTCTGGTTGCTGTAACTTCTGACCCTTGACCTGCACACTATTGGCTTCTTGTAAAGTTGGGGATCTAGGAATTGCTTGCTCTACCCTTGACCTCTCAGGGCATCCCGCTGGATAAGAGACAGTTAAGTTCCTGAACTGTAAAGTGTGCTGCACATCCTGCTAGCAGGGCTCCAGGTTCCCAGGCTGACTGTGAGGCCTGCTCCTGTCCAAACAGGACAAGGTGTGAACTCCTCACGCCTCGCAGCTGACCTGGCACACTTCTCCAGCCTCAGTCTGatcaggaaataaaataacaaagatGAAAGAGTAATGCTAATGAGTGGTGGACCTGCCAAAATCTCTCATCACTCTCATCATTCCATGAGATATTTGAGGGTAAGATGGTGCGATTTAAGTTGCGTTATCTGTTGCATTGAAGACATTTAGGACAATCTAGGGTTTGTACCTgtggtgtcttgctcaaagagtATAGCTGTTTTCCAGCCCCGGATGTTGAAAAATATAGCATTGACTATGGGGTGTTTTTGAACCACAAATCTTTTAGTTACAGGACAGTTTATTACAAGACCACTTGGTTTTTCATTAATCCAGTTATTATGCTATTTAGTGATGATTTGAGACAGAAGAAAGTGGTGTGGTTTTCTTAGAGCAAAAATTTACATCCATTTTAAGTGGTGACTGTCTAGTTAAAGGAGGTTTTTGAGGAACAAACTATTTTACTGTTCCTGATCCCAATCATTCACCCACTCGGATGCTATGCCACATGCATAGCATAGCAGAATCTTATGCTAGTAAGATTAGTCATGTCCAGAGATAAATCTGTGACCCAGGTATAGACCCTGTTGTGTGTCGTGTTCCCAGGCCAGAGGAGCAGAGTGTGAATCTGTCTAGTTTATGATGCCCATGCTAGCTGCCAGGTCGCACCTTGTGCTGGGACTGGCCTGTTTCCCATGGACCCCCTGGCCTGGGTGTCAGCCCTACTCCCAGAGCTTCTCAGGACCAGAGGTGGCTACTGGAGGTGCAACCTCACACCTCCCACCACATATATGGAGCAGCCTCCCTGTTCCTCCTCACTATTCTCTGCCTGTCGATCCAGCAACACACTGACAGCTCAAGACAGAAGCTACAACCACTACAACTTTTACTGATATTTGTGCTACTCCGTGCAGCAGCAACTATGGAGTCTTACTGCTCTCCTCTTCAGCTCCAGGGGAATTGCAGCCCTTTCCTTTTTGACTGTGATGCTCTGCTGGAGAAGTCGTATGATCCTATTGCCAGTGATCCAGCCTCAGACCCTGGTTACTTCAGTGCTGGAAGCTGCAGCCTGTCTCCCACCTCCTCTGTGGACTCCTTCTGCTTctcccccacctctctcccGGTGACTGGACTTGAACAGGATGCCTTGGACTGTTTTATCTTCAGCAGCCCAGAAACACTTTGTGCTAAATACGAGGCAAAGAATCAGCTCTCCTCCGGATCCTCCAAAGCCAGCTCATCCAACATCTGCAACACCACAAAGAAATCCAGGTCCAGGTATCCAGGAAAGAAGCGCCAGACAGCCAGTGAGAGGGAGAAGTTGAGGATGAGGGATTTGACCAAGGCTCTCCATCACCTCAGGATGTATCTGCCCCCCTCAGTGGCCCCGGCAGGACAGACCCTGACCAAGATCGAGACGCTGCGCCTCACCATCCGATACATCTCTTACCTGTCAGCCCAGCTGGGCCTCAGTGAGGAGGTGCTAGAGCAGAGGAGATCCGCAGGCTTTGTGGAGCAGCCCCAAACCCTGAGCCAGATCCTGGGTCAGCCATCAGCCAGCTTCAGCCCACAGGAACCAGGCTACAGTGCCATGGAAACAGTGGGGCAGGACTGCAGACCGCAGATTTCCTCTCTTCAGCACTCATATCAGGTATGTTCAagtatttttaattataaatatggCATCAAAGATGTACTGTGTAACACTTAGGTTTACAATGgctttatttcagtttattataTTCTTTAAAGTACTTTATAAACTAAGAATTACATAATGAAATACACAGGAAGATGCAAAGTACAATGAtatcaaaaaaatgtgcaactGATGCATCCaaacagtttgatttgatgtttgattttcatcaaCACAACTGAATGAGTGTCAATGCCAGTGTGAGTAACTCGctatctgttttctgttgtcagGTTTCTGGTGGAATTTGCTTCAGCAGCCAGCAGTACTGGACCCCACAGCAACAGCTACAACATGCTGCCTTCTCTGGACAGTGCTGAGAGACTTTGCCTCTATAAAATGACTCTGTCAGCTTACTTTCATTGCAACAATGATCTCTGATGGATTTGAAGGATAAGGACAgaacctctttttttccttttttggtattttaagcagaatatattttttcactatgatttgtgtttttattgtaaatataaCTGTATATTTATTGAATTTTCACAATGTGAAAAGAgtacagaaaataaaagttatTTATCGTAACATTGCTTGAAATTGTTGCATTTATTCTTTTGACGTTcctatttatcttttatttaagtAGTTTTATTGAGAGTATTCTGCTTTAATGATAAGCATTTTAGgagctgaaacaaatgaaaccacCATGTTGGCTGGCTTAGTTCTCATCTTCATTCTGAGTGTAAAGCCCACCAAAGACACGACTGAAGCTTAGACAAACATTGGAGTTGTCACCAGGACAACGAGGTGCTAAAAAGAGAACACATCCACTCTAAAGTCTTTAAGGAAAGACCCCTGCTGAGCTAACTGGCAGCTGAGCAAGGACCAATTAATTGGCACCTTTCTTCTTTTCCCTGAGTAATCTTTGTTAACTGTGGAGAGCCTGCTTTGACTCTTGTGATGAACATTTGGTCCTGGACAAAGATGAATCAGAAACTGGGCAAATAATGACAACATTACTGGAATTTATAAAACAGATGGTTCCTCCTACTTCCTTATTAGTGCTGTTAACAGTAGTCGCAGCAGTTTTGGCTTATTACAGTCAGTAAACAGTATCAGTGTCAGAGTTAAGGCATCTTAGAAATAAACTCCTTGCAGCACTCATGATTATGGAACTAGCCATTCTTGTACATTCTGTCAACGTGGCAACTTGCAATAGATGGAATTacaaaggaaaaataataaatctgaACTTATAAACCATTTTGCCAGTATAGGAAAGCCATATCTCACAATTTGAAATTCAGTGATCTTTAGAAACTGCATTATGTTGAATGTGACAGTACATCAAACTTTTTTTGAACATACAAGAGGAGATATTGGTATCAAATACACTTTATCCACAAAAGGCTTTAAAACACTTTTTCCTACATCATAAACATGGTAAacataatatttataaaatatctataaacatttggttttagttacagaaaaaaactgtgGCTAGAGAGAACAACTGCATGATATAAATTAAGGTTATTGGACAGGGCAGCGGGTTTGGGTTAATACACTGGAGAAGCAGTTTCGTTAGTGAACCATGCAAGGACTTGTTCCTTGTTCAAGGAAACCCAGTTTATGTTGGCCTTGGTTCTCTCCAGAGCCTGCTCCAGAGCCATGGTGGCCGAGCCGAACCCTCCCTCTACATGATCCTCTTTGAACTGCTGCAGCTGTAGTGGTACAGAAAGAACAATCAGTGGGATTTTATACAATATACATatactagatagatagatagatagatagatagatagatagatagatagatagataggtatactttattgatcccaaactgggaaattcccacgttacagcagcatgaACAAGTTTACCAGAATATATCAGTGTATACCAGTGTATGTCAGCATATACCAGTACATAGGATATAACAGAATATAACTGCATGCACCAGAGTTTATAAATCAGAATACACCAGTATATACCAGTATATGTTGTATCAGAATTTACCAGGGCAAATACTGATACTGACACTATACCAGGTCATACAACAATGTACTATCATACACTGAAGTATGATCAGTATATAGCAGAACATATTGATATAGTATGTCAGAAGTATGTCTGAATATAAACATATGCACCAGCATTTACAAGAATATAACGGTATACTGCAGTATGTCTGTATTTAGCCAAATATGCTAGTATACACTAAAATATGCCTTTATATATCGTAGTATGTCAGTATATACTGTAGCAGTTTATATTGTAGTAGTATATACTTGCATATACCTGAACATATGTCAGGACATACAAAAGTCTACCAGTATATACCAGAATATAACAGCATATATTAACGGTATCAACATCCATGTAAGCTGTAAGTCTTCATAAAGTATCAGAGTTTACAGAGGATTACAAACATCTTTAAGAAGGATTGTACCTGTTTGTACTCAAATTCAGTTGAAAAACGTTTGGTCACTCCATTAATTAGTCTTCCAAAGGAAAATGATCCACCACCATagctgaagaaaaaaagcaaacaaaaggaTATCTTGTGAAAATCACACCATCGAATGATGCACTTGTGCACTTGTGTCCATCAGGAAATACTTACTCATTGAATAAATGGTTCCAGTTGGCTCGGATAAAGTCCCAAGCCAGAGGCTGGCCAATAGCATTACTAGCAATGTAAACAATAGTGGAGGTGGCATCCTGCTTCCGGATCATCTCTGGATCTAGACAATATTCCAGATacctgaaacacaacacacagagaggctctattttttttcttttttttttttgctgctgcaacagcACAGTTTTTCCACAGGATCGTTTAAGTATCACACTCTGGCACTATAAAAAGTATTTACTCTGTCAACAcaggttaataataataataataaaaaacttaaacacaaaatacaaaataaaacgcTTTATTCATGTAATTTGTCATCAATTCACAGTAGAAGACAAAGCCAGCCAAATCTAGTAATTAAAAATGATTGTGCAGACTACTGACCTGTTCAGCAGCCACGGCTGTTTGGTGCAGGACAAAGCATACATCAGTTTATCCGCCTCCGAGGCTATGGTAGCATTCTTGTACATGGACCAAGCAAAGTCCCATTCGTCTACTCCTCCTGCTGCTATGGCACTGCAGTACACTGTAGACCTCAGGTTGGCATTGATGCtgaaggataaaaaaaacattaatgatgtggtgggtggaaaaaaatcaagttgaTAAGCGCAGTGTAAAAGGACAATTCAGGTGGAAATATCAAAAACGAAGCATCAAAACGTACagtaatgtttaaaaaatgtgatgttcCAACAGTGCAAGTAATGTCACCTCAGATGATGAATCAATCACCAGTGGGAAGCATATAAAACGACATCCATCAGttgaaaaacatacaaa
This DNA window, taken from Myripristis murdjan chromosome 3, fMyrMur1.1, whole genome shotgun sequence, encodes the following:
- the mespaa gene encoding mesoderm posterior aa, giving the protein MESYCSPLQLQGNCSPFLFDCDALLEKSYDPIASDPASDPGYFSAGSCSLSPTSSVDSFCFSPTSLPVTGLEQDALDCFIFSSPETLCAKYEAKNQLSSGSSKASSSNICNTTKKSRSRYPGKKRQTASEREKLRMRDLTKALHHLRMYLPPSVAPAGQTLTKIETLRLTIRYISYLSAQLGLSEEVLEQRRSAGFVEQPQTLSQILGQPSASFSPQEPGYSAMETVGQDCRPQISSLQHSYQVSGGICFSSQQYWTPQQQLQHAAFSGQC